The genomic region CTCGCCGCCATTTTCCGGATTCAGGCAGGTAAGTGTACCCAGTATAATATCATCATAGGCGCCAGGTGAGGATGCAAAATTGTACAGGTGTATTTGACTTACATTAGTACTTGAAGTACTGCGGAAAGCATATCCGGTCTGTCGCTGAACTCCGTTTATCCAAATGTCAAATGTTTTAGTAATGAAATTCATATTTTTCAACTCAATTTGGTACCAGGTATTTGCAATAAATGGAAATTCATAATTCACCGGACCATTGTAAAATCGGATAACTCCATTGCTAAAGTAAATGAATGCAATACCAGCATTCGAGGATGTATTATTATCACCAATTACTAAGTAAGTATCGGCTCCTCCTCCCTGAGATTTTGCCCAATAGCTCAGGGATGTAGGTGTGCATGGCGCAAAATCAGCCATTATACCGGTTTGGTGAGCGCCAGTACCTGATTGAACGAGATGGAATGTTCCTTCAGGTGAACCGCTATTATTGAATGTACGGGAAAAAGGTCCAGACAATACAGTCCAATGAGACTGCAGAGTACCTGTTTCAAAATTGTCAGAAAAAAATATCTGTGCAAAGGAATTGTAGCTGAACAATAAAGCTGCAAAGACGAGGAATTTAAATAGTAAAGATTTCATATTAATGTTGGATTTGATTATTCATGTGAAGATTTTAGTTGAATTTCTTTCCAGGTTTGCTGGTCAATGAGAACGGGGGAATTACCATCCTCCATTTGCCTGAGAATGTAAGCTGCAGCTTTTTCCGCATCAGCTTTGGTGAAGTAAATTGCCGGGTTGTCTGATGCAGGTTCTATTGCTTCCTGTTCAAGTATTGTTTTTCCATCAACTTTAATTCGAAAGCCATAGTTGGCATCCGAATTAACATAAACAACTGCTTCAGGCTTTTTTTCGCTTTGCAGAACATAGCTGTAGGCGTTCAGCGAAAACATAAATACGAGTAACATCATCCATTTTGATTTCATAGTTTTTGAATTTAGGTGATTTAATAAGTTTTGAATGAATTGCATGAGATAAATTGTGCTAAATTTATTTTAAAGTCAATTGGTTCCATGAGACTGTCAGTAGATAGGGATGCCATCATTTCGAAAAGAGATCATTTGCCTTTGGGTCTGATTGTTTTGTATCATCTTTGGTACTTCTTTAGTAAATCGAATAATGAAATCCTAATTTTTCATCTATCTGATTATCAAATATTTAAAAATGCTATTTAGAATCATTTTGAATTTGCAAAAAACAACTATTAATCAAAGGCAAGCTGTTAAGTTTTAGTTAAAAAAAATCCAATTAAGAATTATTAAGGATTTGAGAATTGAAATACGGCTATGAATAATCACTTAAATACCCCGCCGATGAGAGAGTTTTCGCGATTTCAATGCTGAATTTCTATTTCGGAATTTTTTTAGAGTTTCAAAAAGCAAACCCGATTTTCGGTTTTACTCCCTGCCAAAAAGAACTGCGGCAAAAGTACTCCGGGGAGGTGGCGTGAGGGTAGGACTTTTCTTGCAATCTGTTGGACTTTTCTTCCAAATCGAAGTTTATGGTAAAAATGACAGCCGGAGTTTTGTCCCCGGCTGCTTTATTCTATGCGTTCGGCTTAGGCTCCGGCCTAAGCCGAATCTATTTCTACAGGCTCTGCCTGCCTGTCAGTGCTCTGCCTGAAAAAAAACTATCCGGGCGACAAAAAAATCATCAGATTGATCTTGCAGGCTGGAGCCTGCCTTAATAGTTCAGACGAGGCTCTGCCTCGTCTGAACATCAGACATTGGTTCGACTTAGGCCGGAGCCTAAACCGAATCTATTTCTGCAGGCTCTGCCTGCCAAAAACCTGTAGGTTTAAAAGTTCTACATCACCACCAACCGCTTCGTAACAATCTCCCCTCCAATTTCCAGCCTTATGATGTAAAGTCCGGGCTTGTAGCCGCTCACATCGATAAAAGTCTCGCTGCCGCTGAAACTGGATTGTCCGATCAACCTTCCTTCCATATCGCTGATCTGGTAGCTGACCTCGCTTTCGTTATCAGCGATGGAGAGGGTTACCTGGTCATCGGCTGGGTTGGGATAGAGATCGATCTGGAATTGTTCTTTGTCCATTTCAATCACATCTACTCCGGCAAAGTCGTCGCCTGACTTGAGGAAGTTCACCACCTCCACAT from Bacteroidales bacterium harbors:
- a CDS encoding DUF4907 domain-containing protein, with protein sequence MKSKWMMLLVFMFSLNAYSYVLQSEKKPEAVVYVNSDANYGFRIKVDGKTILEQEAIEPASDNPAIYFTKADAEKAAAYILRQMEDGNSPVLIDQQTWKEIQLKSSHE